A section of the Vulpes vulpes isolate BD-2025 unplaced genomic scaffold, VulVul3 u000000674, whole genome shotgun sequence genome encodes:
- the SDR9C7 gene encoding short-chain dehydrogenase/reductase family 9C member 7, giving the protein MAAITDLSFMYRWLKNCNLVRNLSDKYVFITGCDSGFGNLLARQLVNRGMRVLAACFTEEGAQKLQRDTSYRLQTTLLDVTRTESIQAATQWVRDQVGEQGLWALVNNAGIGLPSGPNEWLTKEDFVKVINVNLVGLIEVTLHMLPMVKKARGRVVNMSSSGGRVALIGGGYCVSKFGVEAFSDSIRRELHYFGVKVSIIEPGNYRTSILGKEDMVSRMRKLWERLPQETKDSYGEEYFRNYTDKLKNMMQSAEPRIREVTNSMEHAIVSRSPRVRYNPGLDAKLLYLPLAKLPTPVTDFILSRYLPRPADSV; this is encoded by the exons ATGGCGGCCATCACGGACCTATCCTTCATGTATCGCTGGCTCAAGAACTGCAATCTGGTGCGCAACCTCTCGGACAAGTACGTCTTCATCACGGGCTGTGACTCGGGCTTCGGGAACCTGCTGGCCCGGCAGCTGGTAAACCGGGGCATGCGGGTGCTGGCGGCTTGCTTCACCGAGGAGGGGGCCCAGAAGCTTCAACGGGACACGTCCTATCGGCTGCAGACCACCCTACTGGATGTCACCAGGACGGAGAGCATACAGGCAGCGACCCAGTGGGTGAGGGACCAAGTAGGCGAGCAAG GCCTCTGGGCCCTGGTGAACAATGCTGGTATAGGCCTGCCCAGTGGACCCAATGAATGGCTGACAAAGGAGGACTTTGTGAAGGTGATCAATGTGAACCTGGTGGGACTGATCGAAGTGACCCTCCATATGCTGCCCATGGTCAAAAAAGCTCGGGGCAGGGTCGTCAACATGTCCAGCTCTGGTGGTCGTGTGGCTCTCATTGGTGGTGGCTACTGCGTCTCTAAGTTTGGTGTCGAGGCCTTCTCTGACAGCATCAG GCGTGAGCTCCACTACTTTGGGGTGAAAGTGAGCATCATTGAGCCCGGGAACTATCGAACATCCATCCTGGGCAAGGAGGACATGGTGTCCCGCATGCGAAAGCTGTGGGAGCGGCTGCCCCAGGAGACCAAGGATAGCTACGGAGAGGAGTACTTCCGCAACT ATACTGACAAGTTAAAAAACATGATGCAGTCGGCAGAGCCGCGGATCCGCGAGGTCACCAACAGCATGGAGCATGCCATCGTTTCCCGGAGTCCCCGGGTCCGCTACAACCCTGGCCTCGATGCCAAACTGCTCTACCTCCCACTGGCGAAGTTGCCCACCCCTGTGACAGATTTCATCCTGAGCCGGTACCTTCCAAGGCCAGCGGACAGTGTCTGA
- the RDH16 gene encoding retinol dehydrogenase 16, giving the protein MWWSLAALVGLYYLLRWYRERQVVSHLQDKYVFITGCDSGFGNLLARQLDLRGLRVLAACLTEKGAQQLRSQTSDRLDTVILDVTKTESILAATQWVKEHVGDRGLWGLVNNAGISWPTAPNEWLTKDDFMKILDVNLLGLVEVTLSLLSLVRKARGRVVNVSSIMGRLSLCGGGYCISKYGVEAFSDSLRRELTYFGVKVAVIEPGYFSTNVTNPEKISRGFQETWDRLSPEVREAYGEEFLASARKPIEKLKSMCDTNLYLVTNCMEHALTACHPRTRYSPGWDAKLLYLPMSYLPTLLVDTMIYWNSPRPAKAV; this is encoded by the exons ATGTGGTGGTCCCTGGCGGCCCTCGTGGGCCTGTACTACCTCCTGCGCTGGTACCGGGAGAGACAGGTGGTGAGCCACCTGCAGGACAAGTATGTCTTCATCACGGGCTGTGACTCAGGCTTCGGGAACCTGCTGGCCAGGCAGCTGGACCTGCGAGGCTTGAGGGTGCTGGCTGCATGTCTGACGGAGAAGGGGGCCCAGCAGCTGAGAAGCCAGACGTCAGACAGGCTGGACACGGTGATCCTGGATGTCACCAAGACAGAGAGCATCTTGGCGGCCACCCAGTGGGTGAAGGAGCATGTGGGGGACAGAG ggctctggggcctggTGAATAATGCTGGCATCTCTTGGCCCACGGCACCCAATGAATGGCTGACCAAGGATGACTTCATGAAGATACTTGATGTGAACCTGTTGGGGTTGGTGGAGGTGACCCTGAGCCTGCTGTCCCTGGTGAGGAAGGCGAGGGGCCGTGTGGTCAACGTCTCCAGCATCATGGGCCGACTGTCTCTCTGCGGTGGGGGCTACTGCATCTCCAAATATGGTGTCGAGGCCTTCTCGGACTCCCTCAG GAGGGAGCTCACCTACTTCGGGGTGAAGGTAGCTGTGATCGAGCCTGGTTACTTCAGCACTAATGTGACCAACCCTGAGAAGATTTCCAGAGGCTTCCAGGAGACATGGGACCGGCTGAGCCCGGAGGTCAGGGAGGCCTATGGGGAGGAGTTCCTGGCCTCTG CCAGGAAGCCAATTGAAAAGCTGAAGTCAATGTGTGACACCAATCTATACTTGGTGACGAACTGCATGGAACATGCCCTGACAGCCTGCCACCCCCGTACCCGATACTCACCTGGTTGGGATGCTAAGCTCCTCTACCTTCCCATGAGCTACCTGCCCACCTTGCTGGTGGACACCATGATCTACTGGAACTCTCCACGCCCGGCTAAGGCTGTGTAA